The following proteins are encoded in a genomic region of Candidatus Methylomirabilota bacterium:
- a CDS encoding cupin domain-containing protein, with product MTDPQAVATVKVDNPRVRVTEWRFAPGAHTGHHRHEYPYVVVPLTTGSLALTGPAGDATGALRAGEPYYRDAGAEHDVRNANAFDFAFIEIELKTG from the coding sequence ATGACAGATCCCCAGGCGGTGGCCACCGTGAAGGTCGACAATCCGCGGGTGCGCGTGACCGAGTGGCGGTTCGCCCCCGGCGCGCACACCGGGCACCATCGGCACGAGTACCCCTACGTGGTGGTCCCGCTCACCACCGGATCGCTCGCGCTCACCGGCCCGGCCGGCGACGCCACCGGCGCCCTGCGAGCGGGCGAGCCGTACTACCGCGACGCCGGCGCCGAGCACGACGTGCGCAACGCGAACGCCTTCGACTTCGCGTTCATCGAGATCGAGTTGAAAACCGGATGA
- a CDS encoding NAD(P)-dependent oxidoreductase, with the protein MSVTVALIGMGLLGSALAQSLTRAGFTVRGHDLAPERMRQHAERGGVLARSPSDAARGASVVMTCLMTADIVREVLLGRDGALESTSAEAVAVDCSTIHPDASAELAAELGRRGIPMLDAPVGGSSGQARRREAPLVVGGDPAVFARCRPILDALSERVHHVGPNGAGARAKLVINLVLGLNRLALAEGLLFGLRQGLDGKALLAVLQDSAAYSRAMDIKGARMLEGRFDAEGKLAQHLKDVELILEVGHAAGAPLLTTALHRQLLLAGVAAGRGDSDNSSIIEVLRAIVAAPR; encoded by the coding sequence GTGAGCGTCACCGTCGCGCTGATCGGCATGGGGCTGCTGGGCTCGGCCCTCGCCCAGAGCCTGACGCGGGCCGGCTTCACGGTGCGCGGCCATGACCTTGCGCCCGAGCGCATGCGACAGCACGCCGAGCGCGGCGGCGTCCTCGCGCGCTCCCCGTCCGACGCGGCGCGCGGCGCCTCGGTGGTGATGACCTGCCTGATGACCGCCGACATCGTCCGCGAGGTGCTGCTGGGCCGCGACGGCGCGCTCGAGTCCACGAGCGCGGAGGCGGTGGCCGTCGACTGCAGCACGATTCACCCCGACGCCTCCGCGGAGCTCGCCGCCGAGCTGGGCCGGCGCGGAATCCCGATGCTCGACGCGCCGGTGGGCGGGTCGAGCGGTCAGGCGCGCCGGCGCGAGGCCCCGCTGGTGGTGGGCGGCGATCCCGCGGTCTTCGCGCGCTGCCGCCCGATCCTGGACGCGCTGAGCGAGCGCGTGCACCACGTGGGCCCGAACGGCGCGGGCGCGCGCGCCAAGCTCGTCATCAACCTGGTGCTGGGGCTCAATCGCCTCGCGCTGGCCGAGGGCCTGCTGTTCGGGCTGCGCCAGGGCCTCGACGGCAAGGCGCTGCTCGCGGTGCTCCAGGACAGCGCGGCCTACTCGCGGGCGATGGACATCAAGGGCGCGCGCATGCTCGAGGGCCGCTTCGACGCGGAGGGCAAGCTCGCCCAGCATCTCAAGGACGTCGAGCTGATCCTGGAGGTCGGCCACGCCGCGGGCGCGCCGCTCCTGACCACCGCGCTGCATCGGCAGCTGCTGCTGGCCGGGGTGGCCGCCGGACGCGGCGACAGCGACAACTCCTCGATCATCGAGGTGCTGCGCGCGATCGTCGCGGCTCCCCGCTGA